ATAGCTGATTGGTCAGATGATGATGAGTGGATCATTAAGTCTGATACAACCAAAGTCTATGCTGGAGTCGAAGTCAAATTCTAATCATTACCGAATTGTCTTAACTTGAACAACAAGCCTCCGGGATTGTCCGGAGGCTTTTTCTTTTTTATTACACTTAACCCAATAATTGAGAGCAATATAGTTTTTAGTTTATAGTTTAAAGTTTTCAGTAAATAAGAAATTTTCAAATATGCCTTTAGAACTGATATTCTAAAAAATTCTTCACTAAAAACAAAAAACTACAGATGAATAACTATAAACTAACGACTAAATAATTCTTCGATACAATATGGTATAATCATTTGAAATAATGTAATAATTTACGATATAATACATTATAAGTGTGGGAATATTTGAAACAGTAGCTAGTCGTTAGTATTTAGTTTTGAATAAAAAATATTTTAAAACATACAATTATAAATAATATTATAGATAATAGAAAATGAAAATTAGAAGTTATAAAGATTTAAATATCTGGAAACGAAGTATTGAATTAGTTAATGATATTTATAAACTATCCTGCTCATTTACCAAAGAAGAATTATACATATTAACATCCCAAATTAGAAGGACAGCAATATCAATTCCTTCTAACATTGCTGAAGGGTTCGCACGTTTTCATAATAAAGAATATAGACAATTTTTATATATTTCTTTAGGAAGCTGTGCAGAACTTGAAACACAAATTATTATTGCAAATAATTTAAAATATTTAGAAGATGATGAATTAAGTGATATAATAAATAGGTTAGAAATCATTGGCAAGATGATATCCAACTTGATTAAAAAAATAAATAATTGTGAAAAAGTTTTATATTAGCTATAGTTAAAAATATAATATTATTTTAGTCTTATGTATGAATTAAAATAAATATTATTTCTAATTAAATACGTAATAAAAATATTATCAATAACTATTAAAAAATGAACTAAAGACTAAATACTAAAGACTAAATACTATTAATTGAGGTGAATCAAATGTTTCTAAAGAAAAGAATATCCATTTTTTTAACAGTTGTTTTTCTTTTATCAATTATTTTGCCCCAAATTGCTTTAGCACAAACCTCTGCTGATATTGCCGTAATTGAAGATTTAGCCCAGATTGAATTGCATGTCTTTGGTGAGGTTAAAGAAGATGCCTTGCTAAGTAGAGTGGAATTTCTGGAAAAGGAACTGGTAGGCAGAACACTACCTGGAATTCTTAAAGATAGGGTAAAACAGCTTAAAGATTTTATAGTTATCGGTACACTAGATGAGCCTTCCTTATCCTTTAAAGTTAATTCTGCCCAGTGGACTTTGCAGGATGAAATTACCGACGAGCCATTATTAATTAAAATAGAAAACCTGGAATTAAAGATATTTGGAGAACTGTCAGAAGAGGTCCTTGCTATGAGGGCTGAAAAAATATTTACTGTTTGTTTCCCTGAAGGAAGGCCTAATATCCAAGATATCACCATTCCTGCCGGAACCTTAATACCGATAATTTTACTGGAAAGCATTGGTTCCAAAAAGAGTGATGATGGTGACATATTTGAATATCAAGTAGCTGAGGATATTGTCTATTCTGGTTCTATTATTATTCCCAAAAATACAGTAGCCAGGGGAGAAGTGCTTAAAGCAAAAAGAGCTTCCGTTTTACTAAAAAAGGGAAAATTAGAAATTGATTTTAAGTCTATTGAAGCTTTGGATGGAACAAATATTAGATTAATTATGGGAGAGGCAGCAGAAGAAGAAAATTCTAGGTTGGGGATTGCTATTGGTGCCAGTATTGCTGGATTGATTATCCTGAGTAATCCCATAGGTCTGGTGGCTGGAGCTTTAATTCCAGGTAAAAATATAACCTTAAAAGAAGGAACCAAAATATACCTGGAAGTAGCCACTGACACCAAAATCATTTCCTTGGTCCAATAATTTAAATAATAATTTACCATAATTTAGTAGAAAAAATCATTAATTTAACTTATATACACTTATATAGGTATAACTTCATTGCTTTTAAAAAAAACAGAAGATGTGTATTTTAATATAGCATCTTCTGTTTTTTAGTAATTATTTTTTTATTTCTAATTATATTTTTTCAAATAATTTTAATATTAATAAGTATATATTTCTACAACATTATTTCCAGTGTATATTGTTTTGCTAACTCCACCATCATATAAGTAGTCAGTGCTTATCGCGTAAAATGAATGGTATCCGGTTGGTATATTATAAAAAATACCAACTCCAATCGAATTAGTTGTTCCTAAATATGTACCTGTGTATAAATTGCCATCCATATAGACATAATAATAATAATCATCATTCATAATTTTAACTTGCACAGTGCCTGTTGTTGGGATCTCTGGAATAATCACACATCCTGATAAGCCCAAGCCTAAGATGGCTATGACAGCAATAATCAAAAGTGATTTTACAAATACTATTTTTTTCATTATTAAGATATCCCTCCTTTCTTTTTAAAATTTATTTAGAGTTTCTTTTATAGTTTAGTTGTAAATTATAACAGAAAATGGAAAAAGAAAAAATGGTTTCTTAATTAATATTCTATTTAAATAAATTATATCATTAAAATCTGAGTAGTATAAAAAAAATTGAAAATATTTAGATTTTATTATTATATTGTATAAGCGGTAATAATAAAATCAGAATTTCCAATTTATTATCGTCTTGCAATGATAATTACTTATTCCCTTAAAATAAACAATAAACTAAAACTTTCTAAAAATGTACTATCAGTTTTATTTTAGCTATAAAAATAACCCAATTAATGGTAAAATACAAACATTGTAATACTTTTTAATTAGCAGTATACTATTTAAATGAATTTGATACTTTTTCAGTATGTTGAATATCCATAATTTTAAATCTATATGGTTTAATAAACAACAACAAGAGCTGTTTAACTGTTGATTATTGAAAGTTAGCTCAGATAATTTATAATCTGCCAATAAGTTAAATAACTCAAATATGAAGTTTGATATAGCTGAAAATATAGAAATCAAAAGAGGTTTTTAATGAAGAACAAAAAACACAAAATATCTATAAGTTTTTCCCTTTTAATTATTGGGATGTTACTATTTTCATGCATTATTTCCGGCTGCTCATTCCTTCCTCCCTTACCGGAAGAGGCAAAGTGGACGATAATGGTCTATCTTGCTGCCGGTAATGATTTGGAAACAGTGGGAATTCAGGATATCAATGAGATGGAAATGGTTGGCTCAACGAAAGAGGTGAATATTGTGGTGCAAATGGATCGAATTCCCTTTAGTGCTCTTGATAAACTGGGAATGGGATCCTATGACGATAGTAGCAATAATAACTGGACTGGCACCCGTCGTTATTATATTACTCAGGATATGGATCCAGTTAAAATTAATTCTAAACTTATTCAAGACCTTGGTGAGAAGAATATGGGAGATCCAGAAACCTTAAAGGATTTTGCACAATGGGCAATTCAAAAATACCCGGCAGAAAGATATATGCTGGTCCTCTGGAATCATGGAGGGGGTTTTCGTTCAGCTGAAACTTCCCGGGATATCTGCTGGGATTATAATTTTGGTTTAGATAGTAGCATAACAATGCCTCAATTAGAAGAAGCGATGGCTTTTATTGACAATTTATTAGGAAAAAAGTTAGATATCATAGGTATGGATGCTTGTTATATGGCTATGGTGGAAGTTGCCTATCAAATTAAGGATTATGCTAGTATTATGATTTCCTCTCAAGCTTCCATTCCTGGTGATGGCTGGCAATATGACTGTATACTGGAAGGTATGGTTATAAATCCTAAACAAAACACTAAACATTTCGCTACTGAAATTATAAATTGCTATTCTGACCAGTATGATGGTTCAACAAGAAATGTAACTCTTTCAGCAATTGACTTAAATGGTATTGATAGTTTGGCAGGAGAGATATCAATTCTGGCTCAAGAAATAATGAATGACCATTCTACACCAAAAAATAATTATCGAGATGCCAGAAATGAAACCCAGAATTATACTAGTCTTGGTTTTGAGTACATTGATTTGAAGCATTATGTCTCTCTCTTAGGTTATTATACTTACAATAGCAAGGTCTTAAATGCTGCTTATAATATTAATCAATCATTGCAATCCGGAAATATTATTCTCAGCAATACTTTTAATGGTAACAGTGTCCAGAATTCCTATGGACTATCTATTTATTATCCCTACTATGAGTATGATAGTTATTATAATTACACCAATTTTTCTCAAGATACCTTATGGGACGAAATGTTGTATGATTTAGGATATTAGTAAGGTTTTCAGTTAAAGGTTTTTAGTTTTTGGTTAAACTTTTTTGGTATAACTGTTGCCTATGATTTACATAATACGCACGGCTTATAACGCATAACGAAATTATCATTGCGAGAAGCGCAGCATTGAGACAATCTCATCTACCTTTACGCAAGGATATTTTAACTGAAAACCAAAAACTTTAACCTATTTTACTCTAAGAACTAAATACTGTAATACCAAATATTAGCGACCAATTGCTGATGACTAAATTAACGCTTTACTAAATACCAGATACAAAAGAATAAATAACCAAGGAATAGCGACTAAATACTATAAACAAAAACATATATTTTTTCAACCAGGTTTATGTTACAATATATTTTGAAAACATATCCAGCAATTAGGTTTTGATGAAATAACATTCTTGTTATGTTTTAAGATTTTCTATAATATTTCCTGACAGAACGTTAGAAACTGGCAGAAGGCGGAGCCTTAAAATAAGAAATGAAAAATATAAAATTATATCTAATAATAGCAGTAGTTTTGATAATTGGTATACATCTCTTTTATAATTTTTATTATAATACTCCTCCAGAGGAAACGATATCACCTGAAGAAGCTATTGATCAGGTGG
This DNA window, taken from Atribacterota bacterium, encodes the following:
- a CDS encoding four helix bundle protein, producing the protein MRSYKDLNIWKRSIELVNDIYKLSCSFTKEELYILTSQIRRTAISIPSNIAEGFARFHNKEYRQFLYISLGSCAELETQIIIANNLKYLEDDELSDIINRLEIIGKMISNLIKKINNCEKVLY
- a CDS encoding clostripain-related cysteine peptidase, which produces MKNKKHKISISFSLLIIGMLLFSCIISGCSFLPPLPEEAKWTIMVYLAAGNDLETVGIQDINEMEMVGSTKEVNIVVQMDRIPFSALDKLGMGSYDDSSNNNWTGTRRYYITQDMDPVKINSKLIQDLGEKNMGDPETLKDFAQWAIQKYPAERYMLVLWNHGGGFRSAETSRDICWDYNFGLDSSITMPQLEEAMAFIDNLLGKKLDIIGMDACYMAMVEVAYQIKDYASIMISSQASIPGDGWQYDCILEGMVINPKQNTKHFATEIINCYSDQYDGSTRNVTLSAIDLNGIDSLAGEISILAQEIMNDHSTPKNNYRDARNETQNYTSLGFEYIDLKHYVSLLGYYTYNSKVLNAAYNINQSLQSGNIILSNTFNGNSVQNSYGLSIYYPYYEYDSYYNYTNFSQDTLWDEMLYDLGY